The window ATCAGCTAACTAGACTATGTAAGTTACGTAAATAATTGGCTGGGATGAAAATAGGAACTGTTTGAAACAAGTACAATAGCTTTGGAAGTATATCCATTTTAGGAGTATTGACCCTTGCAAACTAACTTAACGGTAAAGAGGGGTATTTCTTAAGTTCAGATTGGAGTTTACTAAAAAGTGGGGAgtaattgtaagaaaataaattagaagGATTGGAGGGTATTATCACTCCTAAATACTTAATCAcctctttgcatattttaaaagaagtattTACTCTAAGAGATGACATTTGACTATTATCAAGCGTAATATTAAGAATCTCAGATTTTGAATGGTTGATCTTAAAATTGCTCAAGGAGCTAAATTTTTTGGAACTCGAATAAAATATCAGGAATTGTAATATGAGGCGATGAAATATAAAGAagcagatcatctgcatataatgacaATTTATAATGTGAGTCACTAAGCACTATCCCTCTAACATCTGGGTTGTGGTGTAGCGCAACCGCCAGATGCTCCGTTATCAAGGCCtaaagcaatggggaaagagggCACCCTTGTCTTGTCCCATTctgaacacaaaaatatttagacagagcACCAATAACTCTTATTTGGGCCCTTGGTAAAGAATAAAGTGCTAATATTCTTGCCATCATATTGGAACCAAGGCTTGCCTTAATGAAGAGTACAGGAATTGCCAACtgactctgtcaaaggctttctccGCATCCACCGAGAGTAGGCACATAGGGATACGGGTGGCATGAGCATATTGAGACAATAGAATAGTTTTAATAGTATTGTCCCTCGCCTCTCCCCCATATATAAATCCCGTTTGATCCTCATGAATTAAAAAAGGCATATCCTGAGATAACCTATTTGTAATCATTTTAGAAAACAGTTTAACATCCACATTTATCAAGGATATAGGTCTATAGTTAGAACATGCAGTATGATCCTTGCCTGGTATGGGAATAGCACTAATATGTGGTTCAAGGCTTTGTGGTAGAAAATTAGTTAGGTGATATAGAAGAATACACCCTAGTCAAAAAAGGAACCAAAGAAAGAGCATGTATCTTATAAAATCGAGGGttaaatccatcaggtcctgggcTTTTACCAGGTGGGGTTGCTTTTATCGCTACACTAACCTCTTCAGTAAATGGAGACTCTAGAAAAGTTATTGCCTCTGAATTTAGTTCTGGAAGGGCCGTTTCCAACTTATATTGCCCTAAAGAGGACGCTGGTATTGGGTCCGAATTTGGTTGATATAGATtagaataaaaattataaaatagttgTAGTTTGTATAGAGGGGACACATGTGGCAGGTGCACCTTCATCTAGTTCTtataacatttccaaatattgagTAATTGCCATTGTGGGTTGCTGATTAGGTGCATAAAAAGAGGCAATAGTGAACTTCCTATTCCGTACGGAAATCCTAAGGAATAAATATCTGCCCTGTGGGTCAGAATGGGTATCTAATATTTCAACTGGTAGCGATTTGGTAGCCATTCTGTTAAAGTAACAGGAGGAAGCTGTAGATCCATCAATAACGGAGGAACATCCACAGGGGatagaaaaatatgatttttgcccCCTTTGCATATATTCAAGTGAAATGGATAACCCCATTTATAGGGTGTGTTTCTTTCTTTCATAACCACAAGTAGAGGCTTGAGGGCCCGCCGTTGATCCAGTGTAAACCTGGACAAATATGAGAGCAATTGAAGGCGTGCACCTACATATTCAATAGGTTTGGCATCTCTAGCTTTATGCATTATATCTtctttagttctgtaaaaatgaatcctGCAAAGCACATCCCTCGGTCGCTGGGGATCTTTACTCCATGGTCCTAATGTCCTGTGGACTCTTTCAATCTCTAGGTCCACATCTGGGGGTGCCCCTAACAGTGAGGCAAAAATAGAGCAAACTGCAGAATAAAGACCCGAGTTAGGGAAAGATTCTTGAAGCCCTCGTGTGCTGATATTATTACGCCTGCTACGATTTTCTGCATCATCTTGGAGTAGGAATAACATATTAAGCTGAGCTTAATGTCTTTGTAATATGGTACTGTGTGTTGCCACTTGAGTAGTAAGGTCAGAATAGGCTTTTTGTAATGTAAGCGTGGTAGCTGTAACTTGCTGTATAGAGCGCTGCATAGCCTGGAACTCTGATTTGCAACTTGCTTCCAGCCTAACAATCCTTTGCTCCAAATCTTGTCTAGTAGGTAAAGCCCTAAGATGAGCCCTCCAGTCCCATTCATCTTCACTTATTACAGAAGAATTCAATACCTTTTCCATAGCAGCAGGGGTGGTCGGGCTCTGAATTGGAGTTAGGGATGCTAACTGTATGAAAATGAATCTCTAGCATATCCCTAGTAGCAGCTAAAGCTGGTCAGCTTGCCATGCAACTGCAGCAGCAGGATTTACTAGAGGCTTTGCAGCCTGTTCCTTTATAGAGCGGGCATTGGGAGAAAACAAACCAGCTATCCTGCCTACTGCATTCGCGCTGCCAGCGGGTTTATTCCTCTGAGTTCCTCTTCGTTTGGGACCCATCTGGGGGGCTGAATAAGGCACTGATGTGCTAAGAAGAGTAATGGATTCCCCCGGATAGCAGAGAGCTCAGAAAAAATGCGTCCTACACGGCCATGCCCCCCACATGTCTGTTTAGGTCATGTACAAACATTGCAAAGAATGGAGGCTGTGGCACGCATGCCAGGGGGAGGCAGGACAAGATGAAAAATTTGAAAAGGCTTTAAAATTATTAAGAATTTCTTAATAAGGGGCATGACCACAATAGTGGAAGTTGTTCACATTATTATCCATGTTCCTGGCAtttgtgtgggaaaaaaaaagaacaggtatTGCATCAGTTGCTGCCCAATggcccaaaaaatgtaaaaggaccCTGGAGCTAAACGGCAAGTATCAACAACGGCAAGGACAGATGTGTCGTCAGCAGTGGAGGGGGCAGATGTGCACAGTTATCATTTTAGTCGGGcagatatttatatttcatttctatGACATCTGAGATGTAAAAGTAACTCTGGTCCATACCTGGTATACGGGTACAAGAACTGAAATTGTTTGTTCTTGTGGAGATTTGCCTTTATTCCTGTATCAGGAGCCATTACAGGAAGTCTCTAAATAATCCCCTCTTGGACCAATATCAGCCAAGTAAATTTTTCCTCTGTTCCTGTTCCCTGTTGGGTTTTAACTCCTTTTCAACAATAAGTTCCCTGACAGAGGTTCCAAACCATAACCCTATCCAAGAAGTCTAGTTACTTTAACACCAAATTTCTTTTCATCCCACAGGAGAACTTCGAGCTGAATCACGAGACTCTCTACCTGGCAGTAAAGTTGGTGGATCATTATTTGGCAGTCAGTGTTACAATGAGGGAAAAACTGCAGCTCATTGGCTCCACCGCTGTGCTTATTGCTTCCAAGTTCGAGGTAAGTTTCTCGAAGGAAATTGTCATTAAATTCTTGGGGGGCCAAAAAAGCAAATTCAAGCCAATAAACTATATTGTCATGCTGACTTTTATTGCGGCGTGTGACGTTAGAAAGATAGCTGCTGGGTGGTGTGCTCAGCTAAAACATTGTACGGAGATTGCAAGATGCTAATACCatgatagatatatatctataattttttttttttttttggttgcagtCTGATGGGTATTATTTTGTTGTCTATAGGAACGATGCCCGCCTTGCTTGGATAATTTCCTCTATATCTGCGATGATGCATACAGAAGAGAGGAGGTGATTGCCATGGAAATGGATATTTTACAGAAGCTGAACTTTGACATCAATATCCCCGTCCCATATCGCTTTCTGCGCCGCTTTGCAAAGGTATTTTCAGAGTCAAAGTGAGGGTGCCATATGTTGGATGAGCTGTGGGTACttgtagtggctgcatttgttttcttaaaaCTTCCTGTCCCAAGGTGATTCATTGTAATGCTGACTTGGACTACTAAACTATCCTCAACTCCTAATATTCATTATATAGGCAGGTGACCTGGAGTGTCTCTTGGGTCCCTGATGGTCCCCAGTGGTGCTTCTGCTGCCACACTATGGCACTCCATACAGGACACAAAGCAATTGTGAGGTCTGGCAGGAAGAACCACTGAACTTGACATTCAGCATGCAAAGCAGTGGCTGGGAGTGTAGGGAAAATGAGTGCCGAGTTCTACTTTAGGACATTCCATGGGGCTGCTGGGGTTTAAATGTGTATTGGTCAAACTGTAattgaatgcaatgcatttttttcattttagtgtgCCCATGCCACCATGGAGACTCTTACGCTTGCCCGTTACATATGTGAGCTCACGTTGCAAGAGTATGAATTTGTGCAAGAGCGTGCTTCAAAGATGGCAGCCAGCTGTTTGTATCTTGCACTGAAAATGAAAGACCTTGGAGGATGGGTGAGTGATTCCATTCATGTGCCAGCCTTAAAAAATTAGTAAATTGATTGAACTTTATGTAGCTCTAAAGCAAATGTGTGGTATTTACGAACCCCATTCCCCACCACTGCCCCTtgatgtaaaatatgtaattttagatttttttttttcttacaaatcttATTTAAATGTAGCATGAGCTGGTAAAACCTTAGCGCTACATTGTGTGTAATGCATGGCTTCTCTTCCCTTTGTATTTACAGACGCCCACACTTCAGTATTACAGTGGATTCCAGGCTAAAGATTTATTGCCCCTTGTCAGAAGGTTGAATACCCTGCTCAGGAAACAGCCCAATGAGAAGTTAAAGACTGTATGGAGTAAATACACACACAGGTAGGTGTGAAATTTGATGCATGAATCTTGGTTCCTGCAACTACAGAGGTCAGCAAGGCATTGTATAGAAGCTATTGCCAGTTAAGCCCTAAATATCTAGAGTTTGGGCACTATggattactgctttttaaaagtataaaccaattttttttttacccttttaaaatgccattagaaaaacaatCTCAATGTAATACtcgggtcacaccactagatgttGCTGTGTCTTAATGTAAAGTGTATAGCACTCTCTTAGAcataacccccctagtggtaattctgagtgtggctcggggtggattttacatgctaaaagcagtaatcctgagtcacactcagggtcacttaaaacattaaaaaaaaaaaaaaatctctggggtttccctgtgacgtcAGTGCAGGtgggaggagcggtgggaaattcaaataattttgtattggtttcaatacaaaatagctgtattgagtctaatgcaaagaaatctttatatatacaattttttttaccagatttttgtgttttttatttaaagttcattattaaatttatcaaatataagacatatttcggtgagttatgcctaagaattataggcctacaatgtaaaatgaatttccatgcaaaaaaaagtaacgctttttgcatggaaatacagacagaattagaacactaggggggttattGTTAGAGTTtaaggacacagcaccacctgctggtagccaacaactatgcacaaaaatgaattataaaaccAAGTAACCCACCATAACcagctcaaaagtacaaaatgcttAAACTGTAAAAAGGCAAGGAAGATGACCAGAATGAGctaataataacataatacatCCTATATGTAATCACatcaattttattggtatttctggTAAGTTTTGAACCTTAGCAGTAATAGTTGCAGTTTTTGCCTTGGGattatactcaagtcaatgtagtttttctgttaTTGAGGTAAAAGTAGACACccgtttatattcaagtatatattatTGTTCTTTTGCAGGGTATTTTTTGAAGTCGCCAAGCTGCCACCTCTGGACATGAAGAGGTTAGACGACGAATCCAACAGCTAACTCTCGTCTTCCCAGCAccgtttttgttttgtataaagactgtaaatatataaaatagtttttatccTACTCGCATATGAAttacctgtttgttttttctatgtatagATTGCTTAAAATATCATTGTCATTGTTATCCAGTTATGATAAAGtgtgtgtaattttttaaaaaaaagtttctattacaattattataaaaaaaaaagaaaaacttttcctgaTGGGAAACATTTTGGCTTATTTGGCTGgctttactatttatatatttgcttggATGGTTTTTTTATCCCCTggattcagtaaaataaaaaaaaaaactagatattAGGTCTGTTACATTGTTCAGTTCAACTGAATATCTTAATGggcaaattaattaatttttttaatgaaactaaTTAGGTTTAGCTATTAAATCTAACTTGgcttaaatattaaaattacgaTGTTATTCTTTAAGAGTCCTTAAAGGTTTTGCTAAGTTTGTATTTGCTGTTCCagcctctttttattttaaagccacgACTAAtggaaggtattttttttgtctatgtctCAAATACAAATAGCATGTAAACCATTACCTGCACcccctaaaaaaatgtctgaCTGATCTCCAGTCCTGTCACCATGCATTCTGGTGGAGCTGGAATTGCAAGAATTCTCTCCAACCTTTTTCAAGAGTGCCCCCTAGAGGGATGGCAATAAAATGAACCTTCCATTCGTTGAGTATATCTGTTTTACTGCCATTTATATTTTATCGAACTTCTTGCTTTAGCCTTTTAGGGTGatttaaatgtgataaaaaattaaagtgaatttgttCTTCATGGATGGGGAACATGAAATGAAAataagtctttctttttttcttttcttttttttttcctttcattcttttttcccttttttttttttttttttttttttttttttttttttttttttttttttttttttttttttttttttttttttttttttctttcgctCCTTTTTTGGAAATTGTCAATCTTGTCCCTTTGGTTTGCAATGTTGCTTTAAAGTCCTGGTTGCCTCTTCATGTATACTTCTTCCTTGCCAAGGTGGTGATGCTGCATTGCACCCTAGAGCCGTGCCTTAGCTCCTACTCCAAAGTGTGATGAGAAATGCAAGCTAAAGGAGGTCTTTTGGCTACTTGCCCTGTATGAATGCTTCCTGCCTGGGGGTTCTGAAAAACAGCACTGGCTGGAAAACTTAGTAAATACTTTTGGACATTGGTAAGGAATTGACTGTGAAAATGCCAGATGCTGTGGTTAAAAGAAAAGGTATTACCAGATTTTTAAACTAAATtgactttttcaggaaaaaaattctGCTGTCTTGAGTTCCAAAAGCCAAGACTTGCATCATATATCAGAAAAAGGGCTGTTGGGTGATGTATTTCTATGGCACCCTGCCTATCCCTTCATTCAGCATCTGCTCCTACAAATGTTAAAAGCCTGCTGCTGTCATGGAAGAGTAGAGGAGGGTGAATGAGTGGAGATCATTTCTTTAagctttaaagccttaatattcACCGTCTACTTCTGGACTGTGCGATCAGTTCATGCAGTTCTTGGCTGTGCTCACAAATGTCAGCGGTAGATCAGTCTCTGCCGCAACCTCTCACCTTGGCACTTGCTGGTTTTTGTAGCCtgatcattgcagaagggactgtgGAAATGCTTCCCCCTGCTTGCAGCAGCCTGACAACATGAGATCCTAGGCACAGTCATTGATTGGAGCATAGGAACTGCTTTTAAACTATACAAAAACCTTTGtaacatgtcagaaatgtattcatgcagacttactgacaggtccactatAAATGCAAAATGATATCCATTGTGTGTGAAGAAATCTTGCTAAAGTGTGGCAGCAGAAGCACCACTGGGGACCATCAGGAACCCTAGAGACACTCCCGGTCACCTGCCTATATAATGAATATTGGGAGTTGAGGATAGTTTTGTAGTCCAAGTCACCAATACAATGAGTCACCTTGGGACAGCAAGTTTTGCTGGCAGGATCACAAGATAAAAACTGAGTtaggaaaatgaatgcagccactacataTAAAGACCGGTAACCTGCTTAGACTGTAGCTGATGTGCCCCCTAAAAAAAGACAAGTGGGGAGCAAATGTTTTAGTTCCTAGTACTACAGACTTACCAGGCATTGTTCTATAGTGTGTATATGTATGGATGTGGCAATGTTCGTAAATGCAGAGCTTTGcttcttcatagctgagctcgtTACCAATGACTGATGGGGATAATAATCCAGAAGCATCAGGAGAGGTGGAGGAAGCTCACATCTGTAAAATGAATGAcatagaagcagggagatcttGCACTGCATGTCCTCAAGTACAGCTTCCTCACCAGCAAGAACAACATTGAGAAACACATTAGGGACATCAGAAAAATAGAGGAATCGgtgctttaaatcagtggtccccaatctgtggtctgcggctctggctggtgcacccccccagtggggtcaggagaaggactcctttgggtggcgcaccggccagagccggggaccaggtctcccggagacattgcaggccCAGGGCCGTGtgcgggttatgtctctggacacaacctggctcagatctgcgattaaagagtgggcaggttctggcatcatgacgtcactatagggGAAGTTTCCTTCCCTTCCCCGAGTGAtacacagctccccacgcatgcgtggttCGGAGTCAGTAAATGTAGaggtccgtgatgtccaaaaggttggtgaccactgctttagataaGTATATCTGTATGGTGTATGGTGTAATTTAATACAAATTGCTGAGACATTTAAACCCTGCTTATTCATAGGAGAAATAGCATGTAAAATGTGCACTGTTGGCGGGACTTAAAGACCATTTTATAAAAGCCTGCTGCTGGGTCTAATGCAGCTTATGGCTTATCAAAGCGCACACGTACTGGAGCACCAATGCATATGGAAACTTAACCTTGGACCTCTGTACTATGGTTCTTTTGTACCTACAACAATCACACAGTCTCCTAGAAATAgcactgtatatgtataatattcttTTGGTGGTTGGGTGGAGTAATTGATAACATGGCCAACACCCTGAACTAAACAATTCACATATGAcacaataaaagtaatatgtcagtgtaacatttccagttttttattactttttgcagAGATCCCAGTTCCCCTTGCCAATGCAATGGCACATCTGCTTTTTCTCTCCAAAAGGAATGCAGCCATATTTGTTCACGCATCATTCAGGGTCATCATCCGCTCCAAGTGAGATGCTGGCTCCTGTTAATCCTGGATGCTGTCAGTTCCTGGTGTTGCTCACAAATGTCTGAGATAAatcagtctgatcactgggagaggagattgaggaaatacttcctcctgcctgcagcaagctaatgtgacttgctacaatgttgcagtttgataAGTGGGGaagtacacaatacatttttttgcatacagcagactgataacatcatCCCAACCTAGACACATTTACTGAACTGGAGATCGTTTATTGATAATTGTTAATACAATCTTTATTGAATTTAATgtgaatcatttttattacaaagaa is drawn from Pyxicephalus adspersus chromosome Z, UCB_Pads_2.0, whole genome shotgun sequence and contains these coding sequences:
- the CCNB3 gene encoding G2/mitotic-specific cyclin-B3: MMPNVRQSRLPRPGMSVFKENPGKEHCTQTKRSPSSPQGGAKKRSALGELTNAHKKQQEQQKKKDGQKVLKKTKATSTLKNNEANIKRAQKKVVTIEASLNEEKETTVSCEEAKPQKKEDPEEKKPIVQDPAAQTLPAEVEDIDNDSMDDPFANAEYALDIFTYMRSREEKFILPDYMELQVDISKEMRSILVDWMVDVQENFELNHETLYLAVKLVDHYLAVSVTMREKLQLIGSTAVLIASKFEERCPPCLDNFLYICDDAYRREEVIAMEMDILQKLNFDINIPVPYRFLRRFAKCAHATMETLTLARYICELTLQEYEFVQERASKMAASCLYLALKMKDLGGWTPTLQYYSGFQAKDLLPLVRRLNTLLRKQPNEKLKTVWSKYTHRVFFEVAKLPPLDMKRLDDESNS